In a genomic window of uncultured Sphaerochaeta sp.:
- a CDS encoding rod shape-determining protein — protein MKEKTNLSVGVDLGTSNLLIYVEGQGTLFNEPSIIAIDKATGNVVSVGHEAAKLVGKTHNKVEVARPLQGGVISDIQLIREILLFTLDKIFLSNLDSIEKLLICIPSEITNTEKEAIVELGHSLGIKNTEIEEEIKAGALGSGLDIFAPRGHMVIDIGGGTTDFGILSLGEVVLSKSIKIAGDYFDRQIIDHVKTTHKLEIGNQTAERIKISLASLTGPFPMDEDCNPIHAEAMGRDLVTGLPRQITVTPEEVRDVLLRSFDPIKAILLATLEETPPELAGDLVDSGILLTGGCSQIPGIKEYFADIAQIPVHLSEVPLTSVIDGCKKMLKMTSRYFYSEV, from the coding sequence ATGAAGGAAAAAACAAATTTATCAGTAGGTGTCGACCTTGGTACCTCAAACCTTCTCATCTATGTCGAAGGTCAGGGGACGCTGTTCAATGAGCCATCGATCATTGCAATCGACAAAGCAACTGGTAATGTCGTCTCGGTTGGACATGAAGCGGCGAAACTGGTGGGAAAGACCCACAACAAGGTGGAAGTCGCCAGACCGCTGCAAGGTGGAGTGATCTCGGACATCCAGCTGATCCGGGAAATCCTGCTGTTCACCCTGGACAAGATCTTTCTCTCAAACCTCGACTCAATCGAAAAGCTTCTGATCTGCATCCCCTCGGAAATCACCAATACCGAGAAAGAGGCAATCGTTGAGCTTGGACATAGTCTGGGCATCAAAAACACGGAAATTGAAGAAGAGATCAAAGCCGGGGCACTGGGCTCAGGACTCGACATCTTTGCCCCCAGAGGACACATGGTCATCGACATTGGTGGCGGCACCACCGATTTCGGTATCCTCTCCCTGGGAGAAGTGGTCCTCTCCAAATCCATCAAGATTGCAGGTGACTACTTCGATCGTCAGATCATCGACCACGTCAAGACAACCCACAAGCTGGAGATCGGCAACCAGACTGCGGAGCGGATCAAGATAAGCCTTGCTTCCCTGACAGGCCCCTTCCCGATGGATGAGGATTGCAATCCGATCCACGCAGAAGCGATGGGACGCGATCTGGTAACCGGATTGCCGCGCCAGATCACGGTAACCCCAGAGGAAGTCCGTGACGTGTTGCTCCGAAGCTTTGACCCGATCAAAGCCATCTTGCTCGCAACCCTGGAAGAGACACCTCCCGAGCTGGCAGGCGATCTCGTCGATTCCGGCATTCTGCTCACCGGCGGCTGTTCACAAATTCCCGGAATCAAAGAGTACTTTGCAGACATTGCACAGATACCGGTACATCTCTCCGAAGTCCCATTGACGTCGGTTATTGATGGGTGCAAGAAGATGCTCAAGATGACGAGTCGATATTTTTATAGCGAAGTATAA